A window of the Dioscorea cayenensis subsp. rotundata cultivar TDr96_F1 chromosome 14, TDr96_F1_v2_PseudoChromosome.rev07_lg8_w22 25.fasta, whole genome shotgun sequence genome harbors these coding sequences:
- the LOC120275611 gene encoding transcription factor MYB82-like: MVCGNCEKPKNHFKKGLWSPEEDQRLKDYILRNGHGCWSEVPVKAGLQRNGKSCRLRWINYLRPGLKRGIFSTEEEKIVINLHALLGNKWSQIANHLPGRTDNEVKNHWNSYLKKRVKNSQEASKSKELDNRNIACNQTIEPLASSSMDSSSSEGTTTTTITTQSSFIPKVIFADWFSMENVNGESSLMNGDTSSMSCILDLEQNDTNFLDGFGESECVYGFEAQGQMGSQDGFFDLFYLGDLCGNFDISHNDA, encoded by the exons ATGGTGTGTGGGAATTGTGAGAAaccaaaaaatcattttaagaAAGGTTTATGGTCTCCTGAAGAGGATCAAAGATTGAAGGATTACATTCTTAGAAATGGCCATGGATGTTGGAGTGAAGTTCCAGTGAAAGCCG GATTGCAAAGGAATGGAAAAAGTTGTAGATTGAGATGGATAAATTACTTGAGACCAGGTTTAAAGCGCGGTATTTTTTCTACTGAGGAGGAGAAAATCGTCATTAATCTTCATGCATTGTTGGGTAACAA GTGGTCACAAATAGCAAATCATCTTCCGGGAAGAACTGATAATGAAGTGAAGAATCATTGGAACTCATACCTTAAGAAGAGAGTTAAGAATTCCCAAGAAGCATCGAAATCGAAAGAACTCGATAACCGAAATATCGCTTGTAACCAAACTATAGAACCATTGGCATCATCTTCAATGGATTCAagctcttccgaaggaacaacaacaacaacaataacaactcAAAGTAGTTTTATTCCAAAGGTTATTTTTGCTGATTGGTTTTCAATGGAGAATGTGAATGGTGAGAGCTCATTAATGAATGGAGATACTTCTTCAATGAGTTGCATTTTGGACTTAGAACAAAATGATACTAATTTCCTTGATGGATTTGGAGAAAGTGAATGTGTTTATGGGTTTGAAGCTCAAGGACAAATGGGTTCACAAGATGGATTCTTTGATCTTTTTTATTTGGGTGATTTGTGTGGCAATTTTGATATTTCTCACAATGatgcataa
- the LOC120276328 gene encoding LOW QUALITY PROTEIN: LIM domain-containing protein PLIM2b-like (The sequence of the model RefSeq protein was modified relative to this genomic sequence to represent the inferred CDS: deleted 1 base in 1 codon): protein MSFCGTQDKCKACDKTVHFIDLLTADGISYHKTCFKCSHCKGNLTMYNYSSMDGVLYCKPHFEQLFKETGNFTKNFQTSSKSGDKHNELSRTPSKLSSMFCGTQDKCAACHKTAYPLEKLTVEGESYHKTCFKCSYGGCMLTTSNYAALDGVLYCKHHFAQLFMEKGSYNHLKKRSMEAAPEPPPPEETTQDEQNTTQEQSS, encoded by the exons ATGTCTTTTTGTGGCACTCAAGATAAATGT AAGGCATGCGATAAGACGGTGCATTTCATCGACTTGCTCACGGCCGATGGTATTTCCTATCATAAGACTTGCTTCAAATGTAGCCATTGCAAAGGAAATCTCACA ATGTATAACTATTCTTCAATGGATGGAGTGCTTTATTGCAAGCCTCACTTTGAGCAACTTTTCAAGGAAACAGGCAATTTCACCAAGAACTTTCAAA CTTCTTCAAAGTCAGGGGATAAGCATAATGAACTT TCAAGGACTCCAAGCAAATTGTCCTCCATGTTTTGTGGAACTCAAGATAAGTGTGCTGCCTGCCACAAAACTGCCTACCCTTTAGAGAAG CTCACTGTTGAGGGAGAGTCATATCATAAGACATGCTTCAAATGTTCTTATGGAGGATGCATGCTTACAACATCAAACTATGCTGCACTAGATGGAGTTCTCTATTGCAAGCATCACTTTGCTCAACTTTTCATGGAAAAGGGAAGCTATAACCATCTCAAGAAAAGAAGCATGGAGGCTGCTCCTGAACCTCCTCCACCTGAAGAAACCACCCAAGATGAACAAAACACTACTCAAGAACAATCATCTTAA
- the LOC120276464 gene encoding pre-mRNA cleavage factor Im 25 kDa subunit 2, whose protein sequence is MGTSPAVNVYPLANYTFGTKEPKMEKDTSVADRLARMKVNYMKEGMRTSVEAILLVQEHNHPHILLLQIGNTFCKLPGGRLKPGENEVEGLKRKLSSKLAANMPSHQPNWQVGECVATWWRPNFETMMYPYCPPHITKPKECKKLFLVHLSEREYFAVPKNLKLLAVPLFELYDNVQRYGPVISTIPQQLSRFHFNMVHP, encoded by the exons ATGGGGACCTCGCCGGCGGTGAACGTCTACCCTCTTGCGAACTACACCTTCGGAACGAAGGAGCCCAAGATGGAGAAGGACACCTCTGTTGCCGATCGCCTCGCCCGCATGAAAGTCAA TTATATGAAAGAAGGAATGCGGACGAGTGTTGAAGCAATTCTTTtg GTGCAAGAACATAATCATCCCCATATACTTCTGCTACAAATTGGAAATACATTTTGCAAACTTCCTGGCGGACGCTTGAAGCCCGGAGAGAATG aagttGAGGGCTTAAAACGTAAACTCTCTAGCAAACTGGCTGCAAATATGCCTTCGCATCAACCAAATTGGCAG GTTGGTGAATGTGTTGCTACCTGGTGGAGGCCAAATTTTGAAACAATGATGTACCCATACTGCCCTCCTCATATCACCAAGCCTAAG GAATGCAAGAAGCTATTCCTTGTTCATCTGTCTGAAAGGGAGTACTTCGCTGTACCCAAAAACTTGAAACTACTTGCTGTTCCACTATTCGAACTGTACGACAATGTTCAG AGATATGGCCCGGTTATTTCGACCATTCCTCAGCAGTTATCGAGGTTCCACTTCAACATGGTTCATCCATGA